In Capillimicrobium parvum, a genomic segment contains:
- a CDS encoding long-chain-fatty-acid--CoA ligase, translated as MSANLAGILTDSAARDADRIALKLDDAEVSYGVLDEGSARVAGMLRERGVQPGDRVGIMLPNVPYFAVVYYGILRLGAVVVPMNVLLKGREVAFYCKDPGSKVLFAWHGFAEAAEHGAQEAGVADVVIVAPGEFEKLVAAAEPVRDVADRDASDTAVILYTSGTTGTPKGAELTHDNLRRNADCSRDLFDAGPGDVVLGALPLFHSFGQTCGLNASIAGGAMLTLIPRFDPGKALEIMQRDAVTIFEGVPTMYGALLHHPERDRFDLSSLRVCASGGAAMPVEVMRGFEEAFGCQVLEGYGLSETSPVASFNHPDRPSKPGSIGTPIEGVDMKVVDDDGRELPAGEVGEIVIRGHNLMKGYWNRPDATAEAIRDGWFHTGDMARVDEDGYFFIVDRKKDLIIRGGYNVYPREVEEVLYEHPAVREVAVVGMPHDEWGEEVGAAVALKDGENVSADELRAYVKENVASYKYPREIWFVDELPKGPTGKILKREISMPQRVADE; from the coding sequence ATGAGCGCCAACCTCGCCGGCATCCTCACCGACAGCGCCGCCCGTGACGCTGATCGCATCGCCCTCAAGCTCGACGACGCGGAGGTCAGCTACGGGGTCCTCGACGAGGGCAGCGCGCGCGTGGCCGGGATGCTGCGCGAACGCGGGGTGCAGCCGGGCGACCGGGTCGGGATCATGCTTCCGAACGTCCCGTACTTCGCGGTCGTCTACTACGGCATCCTGCGCCTCGGCGCCGTCGTGGTGCCGATGAACGTGCTGCTCAAGGGCCGCGAGGTCGCGTTCTACTGCAAGGACCCGGGGTCGAAGGTCCTGTTCGCGTGGCACGGCTTCGCCGAGGCGGCCGAGCACGGCGCTCAGGAGGCCGGCGTCGCCGACGTCGTGATCGTGGCGCCGGGCGAGTTCGAGAAGCTCGTCGCGGCCGCCGAGCCCGTGCGCGACGTGGCCGATCGCGACGCGTCGGACACCGCGGTGATCCTCTACACGTCGGGCACCACCGGCACTCCGAAGGGCGCGGAGCTGACCCACGACAACCTCCGCCGCAACGCGGACTGCTCGCGGGACCTGTTCGACGCGGGCCCCGGCGACGTCGTGCTGGGCGCGCTGCCGCTCTTTCACTCGTTCGGCCAGACGTGCGGGCTGAACGCCTCGATCGCCGGCGGCGCGATGCTGACGCTGATCCCGCGCTTCGACCCCGGCAAGGCGCTCGAGATCATGCAGCGCGACGCGGTGACGATCTTCGAGGGCGTGCCGACGATGTACGGCGCGCTGCTCCACCACCCGGAGCGCGACCGGTTCGACCTGTCGAGCCTGCGCGTGTGCGCCTCCGGCGGCGCGGCGATGCCGGTCGAGGTGATGCGCGGGTTCGAGGAGGCGTTCGGCTGCCAGGTACTCGAGGGCTACGGCCTGAGCGAGACCTCGCCGGTCGCCTCGTTCAACCACCCCGACCGGCCGAGCAAGCCCGGCTCGATCGGCACGCCGATCGAGGGGGTGGACATGAAGGTCGTCGACGACGACGGCAGGGAGCTGCCCGCCGGCGAGGTCGGCGAGATCGTCATCCGCGGCCACAACCTGATGAAGGGCTACTGGAACCGCCCCGACGCGACGGCCGAGGCGATCCGCGACGGCTGGTTTCACACCGGCGACATGGCCAGGGTCGACGAGGACGGCTACTTCTTCATCGTCGACCGCAAGAAGGACCTGATCATCCGCGGCGGCTACAACGTCTACCCGCGGGAGGTCGAGGAGGTCCTCTACGAGCACCCGGCCGTCCGGGAGGTTGCGGTCGTCGGGATGCCGCACGACGAGTGGGGCGAGGAGGTCGGCGCCGCGGTCGCGCTGAAGGACGGCGAGAACGTCAGCGCCGACGAGCTGCGGGCGTACGTCAAGGAGAACGTCGCCAGCTACAAGTACCCCCGTGAGATCTGGTTCGTCGACGAGCTGCCCAAGGGTCCGACCGGGAAGATCCTCAAGCGGGAGATCTCCATGCCGCAGCGGGTTGCGGACGAGTGA
- a CDS encoding CHAD domain-containing protein, with the protein MAKADEVEGLEAGDRFDVAARKVVAVRARELFDHADGVLDTSDIERVHDMRVASRRLRAVLEIFSAAFDDRELKPVIRDVKALADALGARRDPDVQIAHFESLRAALPEADHAGLDVILERLRAEQAEGNDVLAAALDDAQAADLAGRLRALAGEEAVEEAGEPQPQPPPPPPPEPPPVPPPDPFVATHSEHGEST; encoded by the coding sequence ATGGCGAAGGCTGACGAGGTCGAAGGGCTCGAGGCGGGCGACCGCTTCGACGTGGCGGCCCGCAAGGTCGTCGCCGTGCGTGCGCGCGAGCTGTTCGACCACGCCGACGGCGTTCTGGACACGAGCGACATCGAGCGCGTGCACGACATGCGCGTCGCGAGCCGCCGGCTGCGCGCCGTGCTCGAGATCTTCTCCGCCGCCTTCGACGACCGCGAGCTCAAGCCGGTCATCCGCGACGTCAAGGCGCTGGCCGACGCGCTCGGAGCCCGCCGGGACCCGGACGTCCAGATCGCCCACTTCGAGTCGCTGCGGGCCGCGCTGCCGGAGGCCGACCACGCCGGGCTCGACGTCATCCTCGAACGTCTGCGCGCCGAGCAGGCCGAGGGCAACGACGTGCTGGCCGCCGCGCTCGACGACGCACAGGCCGCAGACCTCGCCGGCCGGCTGCGCGCGCTGGCGGGCGAGGAGGCGGTGGAGGAGGCTGGCGAGCCGCAGCCGCAGCCGCCGCCACCACCGCCACCCGAGCCGCCGCCCGTCCCGCCGCCGGACCCGTTCGTCGCCACCCACTCCGAGCACGGCGAGTCCACATGA
- the ppk1 gene encoding polyphosphate kinase 1, giving the protein MTSPDPVSEQNPISAVSTAEFDIEALVPSKPAAVLDDPTLFFNRELSWVEFNERVLTLAEDPDVPLMERLKFAAIYASNLDEFFMIRVAGLHDQVDAGIADPLADGKTPAETLDALRERLEALERRHMRCVGQDLLPALAEHGIRIVDYDAVNGTQREALAERYRRQIFPVLTPLAVGLGRPFPYISNLSLSLAVLVRDPVTGHRTFARVKVPKEMLPRFVELDGDELAFVPLEQVIAAQLDSLFPGMEIVDHGIFRVTRDADFEVSDEADDLLRAVEAELRRRRFGEVVRVEVAAGMDPELRAYLTEALEVEERQVYDIEGLLDCQDLWQIVGLPGLLELRDPPWTPVTQPRLQDDEGQPPDAFAVLRAGDVLVHHPYDSFTTSVERFVNQAVEDPDVLAIKMTVYRTSDDTPLMPALIRASERGKQAVCLVELKARFDERANIGWARALEQAGVHVVYGHPALKTHAKSILVVRREGDGVRHYVHVGTGNYHPTTARLYTDFGLFTTDPEIGADVADMFNYLTGYARPRRFRKVLLAPAHLRDGILEEIDRTIDALERGEHARIRMKMNSLVDRRCIRALYRASQAGVPVELNIRGICCLRPGLQDVSENIRVVSVVGRFLEHSRVFAFERGDEQRVLIGSADLMPRNLDTRVELVAPVDDPRLRDDLLDTLDRCLADDSNAWDLDSDGTWTRREPQGPEPRSVQRELMLGHAARAAEERS; this is encoded by the coding sequence ATGACCAGCCCAGATCCCGTGAGCGAGCAGAACCCGATCTCCGCCGTCTCGACCGCGGAGTTCGACATCGAGGCGCTGGTCCCGTCCAAGCCGGCGGCGGTCCTCGACGACCCCACGCTGTTCTTCAACCGCGAGCTGTCGTGGGTGGAGTTCAACGAGCGCGTGCTGACGCTCGCGGAGGACCCGGACGTGCCGCTCATGGAGCGGCTGAAGTTCGCGGCGATCTACGCCTCGAACCTCGACGAGTTCTTCATGATCCGCGTCGCCGGCCTGCACGACCAGGTCGACGCGGGAATCGCCGACCCGCTCGCCGACGGCAAGACGCCCGCCGAGACCCTGGACGCGCTGCGCGAGCGCCTCGAGGCGCTCGAGCGGCGCCACATGCGCTGCGTCGGACAGGACCTGCTGCCCGCGCTGGCCGAGCACGGCATCCGGATCGTCGACTACGACGCGGTCAACGGCACGCAGCGCGAGGCGCTGGCCGAGCGCTACCGGCGCCAGATCTTCCCGGTCCTCACGCCGCTCGCCGTCGGCCTCGGCCGGCCGTTCCCGTACATCTCCAACCTCTCGCTGAGCCTCGCGGTGCTCGTGCGCGACCCCGTCACCGGCCATCGCACGTTCGCCCGCGTAAAGGTGCCCAAGGAGATGCTTCCGCGCTTCGTCGAGCTCGACGGCGACGAGCTGGCGTTCGTCCCGCTCGAGCAGGTCATCGCGGCGCAGCTCGACTCGCTGTTCCCGGGCATGGAGATCGTCGACCATGGCATCTTCCGGGTCACCCGTGACGCCGACTTCGAGGTGTCCGACGAGGCCGACGACCTGCTGCGCGCCGTCGAGGCCGAGCTGCGCCGCCGCCGCTTCGGCGAGGTCGTCCGCGTCGAGGTCGCCGCCGGCATGGACCCCGAGCTGCGGGCCTACCTGACCGAGGCCCTGGAGGTCGAGGAGCGCCAGGTCTACGACATCGAGGGCCTGCTCGACTGCCAGGACCTGTGGCAGATCGTCGGGTTGCCGGGCCTCCTCGAGCTGCGCGACCCGCCGTGGACCCCGGTCACCCAGCCGCGCCTGCAGGACGACGAGGGCCAGCCGCCCGACGCGTTCGCGGTGCTGCGCGCCGGCGACGTGCTCGTCCACCACCCCTACGACTCGTTCACGACGTCGGTCGAGCGGTTCGTCAACCAGGCCGTCGAGGACCCCGACGTCCTGGCGATCAAGATGACCGTGTACCGCACCAGCGACGACACGCCGCTGATGCCCGCGCTCATCCGCGCGTCCGAGCGCGGCAAGCAGGCGGTCTGCCTCGTGGAGCTCAAGGCGCGCTTCGACGAGCGGGCGAACATCGGCTGGGCGCGCGCGCTAGAGCAGGCCGGGGTGCACGTCGTGTACGGCCACCCGGCGCTGAAGACCCACGCCAAGTCGATCCTCGTCGTCCGCCGGGAGGGCGACGGGGTGCGCCACTACGTGCACGTCGGCACGGGCAACTACCACCCGACGACCGCCCGGCTGTACACCGACTTCGGGCTGTTCACGACGGACCCCGAGATCGGCGCGGACGTCGCCGACATGTTCAACTACCTCACCGGCTACGCGCGCCCACGGCGCTTTCGCAAGGTGCTGCTCGCACCCGCCCACCTGCGCGACGGGATCCTCGAGGAGATCGACCGCACGATCGACGCCCTCGAGCGCGGCGAGCACGCGCGGATCCGAATGAAGATGAACTCGCTCGTGGACCGGCGCTGCATCCGCGCGCTGTACCGCGCGTCCCAGGCCGGGGTCCCGGTGGAGCTCAACATCCGCGGGATCTGCTGCCTGCGTCCCGGCCTGCAGGACGTCAGCGAGAACATCCGGGTCGTGTCGGTCGTCGGGCGCTTCCTCGAGCACTCGCGCGTGTTCGCGTTCGAGCGCGGCGACGAGCAGCGGGTGCTCATCGGCTCCGCCGACCTCATGCCGCGCAACCTCGACACGCGCGTCGAGCTCGTCGCGCCCGTGGACGACCCGCGGCTGCGCGACGACCTGCTCGACACGCTCGACCGGTGCCTGGCCGACGACTCCAATGCGTGGGACCTCGACTCCGACGGAACCTGGACCCGGCGCGAACCGCAGGGGCCCGAACCCCGCAGCGTGCAGCGCGAGCTGATGCTCGGGCACGCCGCGCGCGCGGCCGAAGAGCGTTCCTAG
- a CDS encoding CHAD domain-containing protein — translation MRARRVKGLKRGERMDGAVERIVEVRLDELLGFMPKAADPAQVAALHDMRIAAKRLRYVLELTSFSFGPYAERAAKRAKDLQDLIGEIHDCDVTLPRIEAMREELMAADAAELVRRAGEDDDLDPSLAGGAPHAEAWRGLETVIVHLAARRDLLHQRFLELWRKLEREGFAARLRYAITERAQPADSIAAEDG, via the coding sequence ATGAGGGCCCGGCGCGTGAAGGGCCTCAAGCGCGGCGAGCGCATGGACGGCGCCGTCGAGCGCATCGTCGAGGTCCGCCTCGATGAGCTCCTCGGCTTCATGCCGAAGGCCGCCGATCCCGCGCAGGTCGCCGCGCTCCACGACATGCGCATCGCGGCCAAGCGCCTGCGCTACGTGCTCGAGCTGACGTCGTTCAGCTTCGGCCCGTACGCCGAGCGGGCGGCCAAGCGGGCGAAGGACCTCCAGGACCTCATCGGCGAGATCCACGACTGCGATGTCACGCTGCCCCGCATCGAGGCGATGCGCGAGGAGCTCATGGCCGCCGACGCCGCCGAGCTCGTCCGCCGCGCGGGCGAGGACGACGACCTCGACCCGTCGCTGGCCGGCGGCGCGCCGCACGCCGAGGCGTGGCGGGGCCTGGAGACGGTGATCGTCCACCTGGCGGCCCGGCGCGACCTCCTGCACCAGCGCTTCCTCGAGCTGTGGCGCAAGCTGGAGCGCGAGGGGTTCGCCGCCCGGTTGCGCTACGCGATCACCGAACGTGCACAACCGGCGGATAGCATCGCCGCGGAGGACGGATGA
- a CDS encoding ABC transporter permease — MSDALRLTWRQFRLERRLFWRNPSAAFFNMGLPLLFLAFFGAIFHGDQKQLNVIVPGIAGMCVLSATFTALAHNMVALRELGVLKRMRGTPLPPGAYLGGLAAHAIVNTVVQVAIVLIAGKVLFDVNGLKEPVELVVFLALGVVCFASLGVAFSHVIPNAESAPAYVNAVFLPVIFISGVFYDSNDAPGFLRQIAEILPLTHLIDGLSGAMVTGAGLSDHGGALAVLAVWTVFGIVFAIRGFSWEARRS, encoded by the coding sequence ATGTCTGACGCGCTACGGTTGACCTGGCGGCAGTTCCGCCTCGAGCGCCGCCTGTTCTGGCGCAACCCGAGTGCGGCGTTCTTCAACATGGGGCTGCCGCTGCTGTTCCTCGCGTTCTTCGGCGCGATCTTCCACGGCGACCAGAAGCAGCTCAACGTGATCGTGCCGGGCATCGCCGGCATGTGCGTGCTCTCGGCGACGTTCACCGCGCTCGCCCACAACATGGTCGCGCTGCGCGAGCTCGGCGTGCTCAAGCGGATGCGCGGCACGCCGCTGCCCCCGGGCGCGTACCTCGGCGGGCTCGCCGCCCACGCGATCGTCAACACGGTCGTGCAGGTGGCGATCGTGCTGATCGCCGGCAAGGTGCTCTTCGACGTCAACGGGCTCAAGGAACCCGTCGAGCTCGTGGTGTTCCTGGCGCTCGGCGTCGTCTGCTTCGCCTCGCTGGGCGTCGCGTTCTCGCACGTCATCCCGAACGCGGAGTCCGCGCCGGCCTACGTCAACGCGGTGTTCCTACCGGTCATCTTCATCTCCGGCGTCTTCTACGACTCCAACGACGCGCCCGGGTTCCTGCGCCAGATCGCCGAGATCCTGCCGCTCACGCATCTCATCGACGGGCTCTCCGGAGCGATGGTCACCGGCGCGGGGCTCTCGGACCACGGCGGCGCACTCGCCGTACTCGCGGTGTGGACGGTGTTCGGCATCGTCTTCGCCATCCGCGGCTTCTCGTGGGAGGCGCGCCGCAGCTAA
- a CDS encoding GNAT family N-acetyltransferase: protein MVFSVTGPTLSLRLPDEDDAPALFRLASDPEVTRWFSWGPYTEERQARAYLASLPAQREQGDQLDLLVVHREDGPIGITHLSEISRRDRRAVVGTWLGRSHWGTGANAEAKALVAHLAFRDLGFERLGAYTDVEHGRSQAALAGLGFRREGVLRRFHRHGDVFHDVVVWSLLREEWARSPLARTPATTAGTPPWWPVS, encoded by the coding sequence ATGGTCTTCTCCGTCACCGGCCCGACGCTCTCGCTGCGCCTGCCGGACGAGGACGACGCGCCGGCGCTCTTTCGCCTCGCGTCCGACCCCGAGGTCACGCGCTGGTTCTCGTGGGGGCCGTACACCGAGGAACGTCAGGCCCGGGCCTACCTCGCGAGCCTGCCCGCCCAGCGCGAGCAGGGCGACCAGCTCGACCTCCTCGTCGTGCATCGCGAGGACGGGCCGATCGGCATCACCCACCTGTCGGAGATCAGCCGCCGCGACCGCCGGGCCGTCGTCGGCACCTGGCTCGGCCGCAGCCACTGGGGGACCGGCGCCAACGCGGAGGCCAAGGCGCTCGTCGCGCACCTCGCCTTCCGCGACCTCGGCTTCGAGCGGCTGGGCGCCTACACGGACGTCGAGCACGGGCGCTCGCAGGCCGCGCTCGCCGGGCTCGGCTTCCGCCGCGAGGGCGTCCTGCGCCGCTTCCATCGCCACGGCGACGTCTTCCACGACGTGGTCGTCTGGTCGCTGCTGCGGGAGGAATGGGCGCGGTCGCCGCTCGCCCGCACGCCCGCGACCACCGCGGGCACCCCGCCCTGGTGGCCCGTCTCGTAA
- a CDS encoding Ppx/GppA phosphatase family protein, with translation MVCACIDIGTNTTRLLVAEPDARGLSELLTQRVFTRVRRAQAPDGTIAPAKLLELVDVVTAQARAARALGAVRIVAVATAAIRAAPNRGDLVTAVRRTAGVELRILEGRQEARLAFEGATRTLPDCPAGPVGVIDLGGGSTELAVGTIAEGVRWWRSVPVGSGTLVDHHLRGDPPAPAELAALCEHAAGAFADLAPPAVELALAVGGSATSLHRLCGDRLDPAALGAAMRTVTAADCERTAAEHGLAPERVRLLPGALAVLEQAAAAFGAPLKVARGGLREGIILSAMDERNADGEG, from the coding sequence ATGGTCTGCGCGTGCATCGACATCGGCACGAACACCACGCGGCTGCTCGTGGCCGAGCCGGACGCCCGTGGCCTGAGCGAGCTGCTGACGCAGCGCGTGTTCACGCGCGTCCGCCGCGCGCAGGCGCCGGACGGCACGATCGCGCCCGCGAAGCTGCTCGAGCTCGTCGACGTCGTGACCGCGCAGGCGCGCGCGGCCCGGGCGCTCGGAGCCGTGCGCATCGTCGCCGTCGCCACCGCGGCGATCCGCGCCGCGCCGAATCGCGGCGACCTGGTCACCGCGGTGCGGCGCACGGCGGGCGTCGAGCTGCGGATCCTCGAAGGCAGGCAGGAGGCGCGGCTGGCCTTCGAGGGCGCCACGCGCACGCTCCCGGACTGCCCGGCCGGGCCGGTCGGCGTCATCGACCTGGGCGGCGGCTCGACCGAGCTGGCGGTCGGGACGATCGCGGAGGGCGTGCGCTGGTGGCGCTCGGTGCCGGTCGGCTCGGGGACGCTCGTGGACCATCACCTGCGCGGCGACCCGCCGGCGCCGGCCGAGCTCGCCGCCCTGTGCGAGCACGCGGCGGGCGCGTTCGCCGACCTCGCGCCGCCGGCCGTGGAGCTCGCGCTCGCCGTCGGCGGCAGCGCGACGTCGCTGCACCGGCTCTGCGGCGACCGGCTCGATCCGGCGGCACTGGGCGCCGCGATGCGCACCGTGACCGCCGCGGACTGCGAGCGCACCGCCGCCGAGCACGGCCTGGCGCCTGAGCGGGTCCGGCTGCTCCCGGGCGCGCTCGCGGTGCTCGAGCAGGCGGCCGCCGCGTTCGGCGCGCCACTGAAAGTTGCACGCGGCGGTCTCAGAGAAGGCATCATCCTGTCGGCGATGGACGAACGGAACGCGGATGGCGAAGGCTGA
- a CDS encoding ABC transporter ATP-binding protein: protein MGQPAIRVRDLRKSYGELEAVRGISFDVARGEVFGLLGPNGAGKTTTVEILEGYRERTAGDVAVLGFDPGRRTRELRERVGIVLQQTGIYRNIGVREALVHFAGFYPSPRDPDEVIDLVGLAGKQDARARTLSGGQMRRLDLALALIGDPELIFLDEPTTGFDPAARRTAWQTIRSLRDLGKTVLLTTHYLDEAQELADRVAIVKGGTILAEGAPRELGVGHGARVRVTYRNALGEQVEHITDDPTGLLHELTGEALARGEQLDDLEVSRPTLEEVYLELTADV, encoded by the coding sequence ATGGGCCAACCCGCGATCCGTGTGCGAGACCTCCGCAAGTCCTATGGCGAGCTGGAGGCGGTTCGCGGCATCTCCTTCGACGTCGCCCGCGGCGAGGTCTTCGGCCTCCTCGGGCCCAACGGCGCCGGCAAGACGACCACCGTCGAGATCCTCGAGGGCTACCGCGAGCGGACCGCCGGCGACGTCGCCGTGCTCGGCTTCGATCCGGGCCGGCGCACGCGCGAGCTGCGCGAGCGCGTCGGCATCGTCCTCCAGCAGACCGGCATCTACCGCAACATCGGGGTGCGCGAGGCGCTCGTGCACTTCGCCGGGTTCTACCCGTCGCCGCGCGACCCCGACGAGGTGATCGACCTGGTGGGCCTCGCCGGCAAGCAGGACGCACGGGCGCGCACGCTGTCGGGCGGGCAGATGCGCCGGCTGGACCTCGCGCTCGCGCTCATCGGCGACCCGGAGCTGATCTTCCTCGACGAGCCGACCACCGGCTTCGACCCCGCCGCGCGCCGTACGGCCTGGCAGACGATCCGCTCGCTGCGCGACCTCGGCAAGACGGTCCTGCTGACGACGCACTACCTCGACGAGGCGCAGGAGCTGGCCGACCGCGTCGCGATCGTCAAGGGCGGCACGATCCTGGCGGAGGGTGCCCCGCGGGAGCTCGGCGTCGGCCACGGCGCGCGCGTGCGGGTGACGTATCGCAACGCGCTCGGCGAGCAGGTCGAGCACATCACCGACGACCCGACCGGCCTGCTGCACGAGCTGACCGGCGAGGCGCTCGCGCGCGGCGAGCAGCTCGACGACCTCGAGGTCAGCCGGCCGACGCTCGAAGAGGTCTACCTGGAGCTGACGGCCGATGTCTGA
- a CDS encoding S1C family serine protease — protein sequence MSDSRLWSTPEPEPQLEGWRPERPDGPRSAAAPEPPAEPDVPRRPPPPQAPADEQSVDVAVAADRVRRFREGERSSTPAEAAERLRGATAPVDPSTAPTRVLRREEGSPDISAAAERIRAREQSAAAGPGFHGSGFDARRRPVPAMPGERPPRRWLAPVLSAVVGALIVVVAFLLLTGGDGVGGENAQAPLPATKGAGGPNADARTIYARASASVVSVIAQMPSGRATGTGFLAQNSTTIVTNAHVVGTATTVEVRFGDNGRAITAKVLGRDVSSDLAVLHIPNKSTTAPALPLADSNDVRVGDGVVAIGNPFGLSRTATAGIVSAVGRHITAPNGFDIDNVIQTDAPINPGNSGGPLIDARGRVIGVNSQIATASGGGGNVGIGFAVPANTLRDVVPRLQKGKKINRPFLGVSTTSDARGARVVVVVPSGPADAAGIRVGDVIVAVDGKPIKVPDEVATAIADSKTGDTVEIEIIRGGVHQSIDVRLGARPGG from the coding sequence ATGAGCGATTCGCGACTGTGGAGCACGCCGGAGCCTGAGCCACAGCTCGAGGGATGGCGCCCGGAGCGGCCGGATGGCCCGCGCAGCGCCGCGGCGCCCGAGCCTCCGGCCGAGCCCGACGTCCCGCGGCGCCCGCCGCCCCCGCAGGCGCCGGCCGACGAGCAGTCGGTCGACGTGGCGGTGGCCGCTGACCGCGTGCGGCGGTTCCGCGAGGGCGAGCGCTCGTCGACCCCCGCCGAGGCGGCCGAGCGGCTGCGCGGCGCCACGGCGCCCGTCGACCCGTCGACGGCGCCGACCCGCGTGCTGCGTCGCGAGGAGGGATCGCCCGACATCTCGGCTGCGGCCGAGCGCATCCGCGCCCGCGAGCAGAGCGCCGCCGCCGGTCCCGGCTTCCACGGCTCCGGCTTCGACGCCCGCCGCCGGCCCGTGCCGGCGATGCCGGGCGAGCGGCCGCCGCGCCGCTGGCTGGCGCCGGTCCTCTCCGCGGTCGTCGGGGCGCTGATCGTGGTCGTCGCCTTCCTCCTGCTGACCGGCGGAGACGGCGTGGGCGGCGAGAACGCCCAAGCGCCGCTGCCCGCGACGAAGGGCGCGGGCGGACCGAACGCCGACGCGCGCACGATCTACGCCCGGGCCAGTGCCTCGGTCGTCTCGGTGATCGCGCAGATGCCGAGCGGGCGCGCAACCGGCACCGGCTTCCTGGCCCAGAACTCCACGACGATCGTGACGAACGCCCACGTCGTCGGCACCGCCACGACCGTCGAGGTCCGCTTCGGCGACAACGGTCGCGCCATCACCGCCAAGGTCCTCGGCCGCGACGTCTCCAGCGACCTCGCCGTGCTGCACATCCCGAACAAGTCGACGACCGCGCCCGCGCTGCCCCTCGCCGACTCCAACGACGTCCGCGTCGGTGACGGCGTGGTCGCCATCGGCAACCCCTTCGGCCTCTCGCGCACGGCGACCGCGGGCATCGTCTCCGCCGTCGGCCGCCACATCACCGCGCCCAACGGCTTCGACATCGACAACGTCATCCAGACGGACGCCCCGATCAACCCGGGCAACTCGGGCGGTCCGCTGATCGACGCGCGCGGCCGGGTCATCGGCGTCAACTCGCAGATCGCCACGGCCAGCGGCGGCGGCGGGAACGTCGGCATCGGCTTCGCCGTCCCCGCCAACACGCTGCGCGACGTGGTCCCGCGGCTGCAGAAGGGCAAGAAGATCAACCGGCCGTTCCTGGGCGTGTCGACGACGAGCGACGCGCGCGGCGCCCGTGTCGTGGTCGTCGTGCCCAGCGGTCCCGCGGATGCCGCGGGCATCCGCGTCGGCGACGTCATCGTCGCCGTGGACGGCAAGCCGATCAAGGTCCCCGACGAGGTCGCGACGGCGATCGCGGACTCGAAGACCGGCGACACCGTCGAGATCGAGATCATCCGCGGCGGCGTGCACCAGTCGATCGACGTGCGGCTCGGCGCGAGACCCGGCGGCTGA
- a CDS encoding VWA domain-containing protein yields MHFATPLVLLALIALGAGIVAYVIVMRRRRRTAAQFANPALMPSVAPRGPRWRRHVPLLFYAIALAVLVVAAAKPEKTVAVPDERASIMLVTDVSGSMTATDVAPNRLSAARVAAERFLDEVPKRIKVGAMAFNNRPRTLQRPTRDRAAVRDALRRLEPSGGTATGEAIKAALQLLRPPLKLGEKAAPAAIVLLSDGKSVTGREPVDVAKEAAKAKVPIYTVALGTPAGTIEVPRGGGRSGTVTERVPPDPETLRAVARISGGRSYAAGDADQLSAVYDRLGSQLGKKKENRDIGYLFVGGALIALGLGAASSLTFFGRVV; encoded by the coding sequence ATGCACTTCGCCACCCCGCTGGTGCTGCTGGCGCTGATCGCGCTCGGCGCCGGGATCGTCGCCTACGTCATCGTGATGCGCCGCCGGCGCCGGACGGCGGCCCAGTTCGCCAACCCGGCGCTGATGCCGTCCGTCGCGCCGCGGGGCCCACGCTGGCGCCGGCACGTGCCGCTGCTGTTCTACGCGATCGCGCTGGCGGTGCTCGTGGTGGCGGCGGCCAAGCCCGAGAAGACGGTGGCGGTGCCGGACGAGCGCGCCTCGATCATGCTCGTCACGGACGTGTCGGGCTCGATGACCGCGACCGACGTGGCGCCGAACCGCCTGAGCGCGGCGCGCGTGGCCGCCGAGCGGTTCCTGGACGAGGTGCCCAAGCGCATCAAGGTCGGCGCGATGGCGTTCAACAACCGCCCGCGCACCCTCCAGCGCCCGACGCGCGACCGCGCCGCCGTGCGCGACGCCCTGCGCCGGCTGGAGCCGAGCGGCGGCACCGCGACCGGCGAGGCGATCAAGGCGGCTCTGCAGCTGCTGCGCCCGCCGCTGAAGCTCGGCGAGAAGGCCGCGCCCGCGGCGATCGTGCTGCTCTCCGACGGCAAGTCGGTGACGGGCCGCGAGCCGGTGGACGTCGCGAAGGAGGCCGCGAAGGCCAAGGTGCCGATCTACACGGTCGCCCTGGGCACGCCGGCGGGCACGATCGAGGTGCCGCGCGGCGGCGGGCGCAGCGGGACGGTGACCGAGCGCGTGCCGCCGGACCCCGAGACGCTGCGCGCGGTGGCGCGGATCTCCGGCGGGCGCTCGTACGCCGCCGGTGACGCCGACCAGCTGTCGGCCGTCTACGACCGCCTCGGCTCCCAGCTTGGCAAGAAGAAGGAGAACCGCGACATCGGCTACCTCTTCGTGGGCGGCGCGCTCATCGCGCTGGGCCTCGGTGCGGCGAGCTCCCTGACGTTCTTCGGACGGGTGGTGTGA